From a region of the Eulemur rufifrons isolate Redbay chromosome 7, OSU_ERuf_1, whole genome shotgun sequence genome:
- the CLDN8 gene encoding claudin-8 — MASYALQMAGLVLGGVGMVGTVAVTIMPQWRVSAFIGSNIVVFETIWEGLWMNCVRHVNIRMQCKIYDSLLALSPDLQASRGLMCAASVLSFLAFMTAVLGMKCTRCTGDNDKVKGHILLTAGIMFIITGIVVLIPVSWVANSIIRDFYNPIVNVAQKRELGEALYIGWTTALVLIAGGALFCCVFCCSQKSSRYRYSIPSHRTTQKSYHMDKKSPSVYSRSQYV, encoded by the coding sequence ATGGCAAGCTACGCCTTGCAAATGGCTGGACTGGTGCTTGGTGGTGTTGGcatggtgggcacagtggctgtcACCATAATGCCTCAGTGGAGAGTGTCTGCCTTCATCGGAAGCAACATTGTGGTTTTTGAAACCATCTGGGAAGGACTGTGGATGAATTGCGTGAGGCATGTTAACATCAGGATGCAGTGCAAAATCTATGATTCCCTGCTGGCTCTTTCTCCGGACCTCCAGGCATCCAGAGGACTGATGTGTGCTGCTTCTGTGCTGTCCTTCTTGGCTTTCATGACGGCCGTCCTTGGCATGAAGTGTACCAGGTGCACTGGGGACAATGACAAGGTAAAGGGTCACATCCTGCTAACGGCTGGAATCATGTTCATCATCACAGGCATTGTGGTGCTCATCCCTGTGAGCTGGGTTGCCAATTCCATCATCAGAGATTTCTACAACCCAATAGTGAATGTTGCCCAGAAACGTGAGCTTGGAGAAGCCCTCTATATAGGCTGGACCACGGCACTGGTGCTGATTGCTGGAGGGGCactgttttgttgtgttttttgttgCAGTCAAAAGAGCAGTAGATACAGATACTCCATACCTTCCCATCGCACAACCCAAAAAAGTTATCACATGGACAAGAAGTCACCGAGCGTATACTCCAGAAGTCAGTACGTGTAA